The DNA segment ACCACCTGCCCCAGGCCGTCCACCCTGACGGGCACCGCCTCGACGTAGAGCAGCGGCAGTCGTCCGCGCATCTCGGCGAGTTCGAGGTCGGAGAGCCAGCCCGGGTTCGCGGGCGGCTGCACGACCGGTTCGTCGCCGGGGTTCCAGTCCGGATCGGGGGTTCGTACGGCCATGGCACGATTCTGCCCCACGAGGCGACCGGGTACGATGCCCGGATGCGGATCGACGACGAGGCGGTGCTCTGGTCGGCGTCGCCGGCCGACCGTGCCGGACGCCCCCTGCTGGTGCTCCTGCACGGCTACAACTCGCACGAGGGCGACCTGTTCGGGCTGACCCCGTACCTGCCGCTCGAACCCGCCGTCGCATCGCTGCGCGCGCCGATCCCGACCGGGTACGGCCACGCCTGGTTCCCGCTGCTCGCGCAGGGCGCGGAGTTCGCGATGGCGGGCGCCGAGGAGGCGACCGCTGCGGTGCTGGACTGGCTCGATCGCGCGGTCCCGGAGGGCACGCCGGTCGGCCTGCTGGGCTTCTCCCAGGGCGGTGCGATCGCGCTCGAACTGCTGCGACACGCTCCCGAGCGGTTCGCGTTCGCGGTGAGCCTGGCCGGGTTCTCGCTTCCGGGCGAACGCCCGGGCGACCGACGCCTGGCCGAGCTCGCCCCACCGGCATTCTGGGGACGCGGCACGCTCGACGAGGTCATCCCCGCGGCATCCGTCGCGCGCACGCAGGAGTGGCTGCCGGCGCACACGACGCTCGACCAGCGCGTGTACGAGGGTCTCGGCCACTCGGTTTCGGACCGGGAACTCGGCGACGTGCGCGCGTTCCTCGCGGGCCGCTACGCGGACTGACGCCGGGCGGTCAGACGCCCGCGCCACCGCCTCCGCCGCCGTGCTCGGCCTTGGCGGCCCGCTCCGCGTCGCGCTCGGCGATGCGGCGCTTCTCGGCGCGCACGCCCGCCTGCCGCGCCCGCTCCTCGACGAGCCACGACGGCGGCGCCTCGAGCAGCGCCTTGATCTCGGCGGTGGTCAGCGGATCGGTGATGCCCGAGCGCGCGAGCCCCGAGTTCGAGACGCCGAGCTTCGCGGCGACGACGCTGCGCGGGTGCGGGCCCTCGCGTCGGAGGGTCGCGAGCCACTCGGGCGGGTCGGCCTGCAGCGCGGCGACCTCGTCGCGGGTCACGACGCCCGTGCGGAACTCCTCCGGGGCGGCCTCGAGGAGGATGCCGAGCTTCTTGGCCGCGGTCTCCGGCTTCATCGACTGGGACGTGCGGGGCTTGTCGGCATTCACCCCTCCACGGTAGTCGCACGCGGGAGGCGTCGCATCCGCCCGCTTCGGTGCGGTGCTCCCGGACGATACCCTGAGGGGGCCGCGCGACGCGGCGGAAAGGGGCGCTCGTGTCGCTGCAGCTGCGCTACGTCGCCGGCGTGAGCCCGGCGAAATGGCTGCGCGCGTGGTCGGATCGGCGCCCCGACCTGCCGATCGAGGCACTGCGCGTCGACGAACCCGACCAGCTCGCCGAACTGGCCTCGGGCGCCGCCGACCTCGCGTTCGTGCGCCTCCCGATCGACGTCGCCGGGTTGCACCTGATCCCGCTGTGGGATGAGGTGGCCGTCGCCGTCCTCCCGAAGGACCACGCGCTCGCCGACGCCGACGCCCTGGAACTCGCGGACCTCGACGAGGTGCCCCGGGCGCCCGCGCACCCCGATCCGGCGATGACGGTCGAACTCGTCGCCGCGGGCTCGGGGGTCGCGATCCTCCCGCACGGAGTCGCGCGCCTGCACCACCGCCGCGACGTCGTCGCGATCCCGGTGACGGATGCCGCGCCGACCCGCATCGCCCTGGTCTGGCGGACCGAGCGCGACGACGACGACATCCAGGAGTTCGTGGGCGTCGTCCGCGGACGGACGGCCAGGAGTTCGCGGGGCGCGGGCGATGCGGAGCCGCCCGCCGGAACCGGCACGGGCGGGCGCGCCGGTGCAGGCGCCGGGGCCGCTGCCGGCGGCGCCGGGGGCGCGTCCCGCGGGTCCGGCGGCACCGCCCGCGGGTCCGGTCGGAGGCCGGCTCGCGGACGCGGGGGCACGCCGGGCCGCAAGGGCGGCTCCGCCCGCCGAGGACGGCGACGCTGATGCGCGACATCCTCTTCCTCTCCGCGCGACCCGAGGTCGAGGCGGTCGGGCCCGAGTACGAATCGGTGCGCCGGGCGACCGGGCTCGACGCGGGGCGCCTGGAGCACCTCAGGCTCGACGTCGAGACGCTGGACACCCTCGACCCGCTCGCGTTCGCCGGGGTCATCGTGGGCGGCAGTCCGTACAACGTGACCACCGCACCCGAGCACAAGCACCCCGTGCAGCGGCGCGTGGAAGACGACCTCGCGCGCCTGGCCGAGCGCGCGCTCGCGGCAGACCACCCGGTGCTGTTCACGTGCTACGGCATCGGGGTGCTGACGCGCGTGCTCGGCGGCACGGTCGGGACCCTGTTCGGCGAGGAGGCCGCGGCGGTCGGCATCGCCCTCACCGACGAGGGTCGTGCCGACCCGCTCGCGGGCGTGCTTCCCGAGCGGTTCGACGCGTTCGTCGGCCACAAGGAGGCGACCTCGCGCCTGCCCGACGACGCGGTGCTGCTCGCGGGCTCCACGGGCTGCCCCGTGCAGATCTACCGGGTCGGCGCGAACGTGTACGCCACGCAGTTCCACCCCGAGGTCACCGCGACGGACTTCATCGCCCGCGCGCGGGTGTACCGCCACCACGGCTACTTCCCCGCGCACGAACTCGACGCCTTCATCGGGCGCGTGCAGGCGGCATCCGTCACCGAACCGCAGCGATTGCTGCACCGTTTCGTCGAACTCGCCGACGCGCGCGACGCCGCCTGACCCCGAAGCGCGCTCAGCCGGGCCGACGTCGGTGTCGGCCCGGCTGATGCGCGCGTTCGTCGCCCGTCAGGCCGCCTTCCGGCGCCCGGCGATGAGCCCGTAGATGAGCAGCACGACGATCGAGCCGCCGATGGCGAGCAGCCAGGTGGTGAGGTTCCAGAACTCGCCGAGTTCGACCCCGAAGAGGACGCTCCCGAGCCACCCGCCGAGCAGGGCGCCGACGACGCCGAGCAGGAGGGTGATGAACCAGCCGCCGCCCTGCTTGCCGGGCAGGATGAGTTTGGCGATGGCCCCGGCGATCAGACCGAGGAGCAGGAATGCGAGGAAACTCATGGTTCTCCTTTCGTTGTCGCCTACTGTCCTCCTGTGTGGTTCCTGAGTGCTCGGATCTCTCGGCGCGTCGCGGAACCGATCCGCCGTGTTTCCGGGGCGTGCGCGCGGCGCCCGGTCGGCTCACCGGCCGACGCGGAGCCTGCGGCCGTCGAAGCCGACGACGTCGCCGGGCACCAGTTGCCGCCCGCGTCGCCGATCGACCTCGCCGTTCACGGTGACGCGGCCGCCGATGACGGCCTCCTTGACGTCTCCGCCGGAGTCGAGGAGGCCTGCGAACTTCAGAAACTGCCCGAGGCGAATGCCCTCGCCGCCGGTCGGCACGTCCTCGATCGGTGCGGGGTTCGGCATCCCCTCACGCTAGCCGACCAGCGCCCCGGGAACGAGAACGCCCCGGATCCCTTGCCGGGATCCGGGGCGTCTCACGTGGCGGTACCGGTGGGATTTGAACCCACGGTAGGGGGTTACCCTACACAACTTTTCGAGAGTTGCACCTTCGGCCGCTCGGACACGGTACCGAGAACGATGATAGCCGCTGCGGCGCGAGGCTCCAAAACGAGCGGATGCCGCCGGCCCGGCCGGCGCACACCCACCGGCCCGCACCCGTTCAGCGCCCGTTCAGGCGGCCGCCCTAGCTTCGCCGCATGGTCGAGCAGCGCGAGCCCGCGGCATCCGTCGCCTCGGTCGTCGTGCCTGCCGCGCTCATCACGGCGCTCGCCCTCGCCGCACGTGCCGCGTGGCGCGCGTTCCGCGCACGTCTGACCGCCAACAGCCTGATCCTGAACGAGACGCTCCCGGTGCACTCGAAGTGGTGGCGCGACCACGCGAAGACGCCCGGCGAGGTGCTCTACGTCGCGCTCGGCGACAGCGCGGCGCAGGGCATCGGGGCCAGCCGCCCCGACCGGAGCTACGTGGGCGTGCTCGCGCGCGACATCCGCCGGACGACCGGGCGCAGCGTGCGCGTGGTCAACCTCAGCGTGTCGGGCGCCACGGTCGACCTCGCGGTCCGCGACCAGCTGCCGAAGCTCGCGAAGCTCAGGCCCGACGTCATGACGGTCGCGATCGGCGCGAACGACATCGCCGAGTGGGACGAGGCCGCGTTCGAGGGCGGCATCCGTTCGGTGTTCGCGGCGCTGCCGCCGCATGCGCTCGTGGCGGACCTGCCGTACTTCTACTTCCCGAGGAACGAGCGCAAGGTCGCCGTGGCGAACCGGATCGTCCGCGCGGTCGCTGCCGAACACGGGCTCACGGTCGTGCCCCTGCACGACGAGACCCGCTATCAGGGCCTGCGGCGCATGTTCACCCACTTCGCGATGGACTGGTTCCACCCCAACGACCACGGCTACAGGGTCTGGGCGGCCGCGTTCCGGCCCTCGCTCGTGGCCGCGCTCGTGGCCCGCTTCCCGGCCGAGCCGACGCTGCCGCCCGAGCCCGAGGTGCCTGCAGCGGATGCCACGACCGCCGTCGCGGCGCACTGACCCGTTCTGCGCGGCGGGCCCGCCCGTCGATGTCGGCGGCGCCACGTACGCTCATCGCATGCCCAAACCCACGACCGCGTTCCGTTGCACCGAATGCGGCTGGTCCGCCGTGAAGTGGGTCGGGCGCTGCGCGGAGTGCCAGCAGTGGGGCACCGTCGTCGAGTCGGGCACCGAGACCGGCATCACGCGCAGCCTGCAGCCGGTCGCGCCGCCGGCCGGGCGTGCCGCGCGACCGATCTCGGCGTTCCTCGAGAGCGAGAACGCCGCACACCGACCGAGCGGCATCGGCGAGTTCGACCGCGTGCTCGGCGGCGGCGTCGTCGCGGGCGCCGCGATCCTGCTCTCGGGCGAACCGGGCGTCGGCAAGTCCACGCTGCTGCTCGAGGTCGCGGCGCGCGTCGCCGCGACCGGCCGCCGGGTGCTCTACGTCAGCGCCGAGGAGTCGACCGCGCAGGTGCGGCTTCGCGCCGGGCGCACGGGTGCACTGCACGACGAGCTCTACCTCGCCGCCGAAACCGACCTGGCGACGATCCTGGGCCAGGTCGACCAGGTCTCCCCCGACCTGCTCATCGTCGACTCGGTGCAGACCGTGTCGAGCGCGCTCTCCGACGGGCTGCCCGGCCAGCCGAGCCAGG comes from the Agromyces marinus genome and includes:
- a CDS encoding LysR family substrate-binding domain-containing protein yields the protein MSLQLRYVAGVSPAKWLRAWSDRRPDLPIEALRVDEPDQLAELASGAADLAFVRLPIDVAGLHLIPLWDEVAVAVLPKDHALADADALELADLDEVPRAPAHPDPAMTVELVAAGSGVAILPHGVARLHHRRDVVAIPVTDAAPTRIALVWRTERDDDDIQEFVGVVRGRTARSSRGAGDAEPPAGTGTGGRAGAGAGAAAGGAGGASRGSGGTARGSGRRPARGRGGTPGRKGGSARRGRRR
- a CDS encoding alpha/beta hydrolase gives rise to the protein MRIDDEAVLWSASPADRAGRPLLVLLHGYNSHEGDLFGLTPYLPLEPAVASLRAPIPTGYGHAWFPLLAQGAEFAMAGAEEATAAVLDWLDRAVPEGTPVGLLGFSQGGAIALELLRHAPERFAFAVSLAGFSLPGERPGDRRLAELAPPAFWGRGTLDEVIPAASVARTQEWLPAHTTLDQRVYEGLGHSVSDRELGDVRAFLAGRYAD
- a CDS encoding DUF5997 family protein, encoding MKPETAAKKLGILLEAAPEEFRTGVVTRDEVAALQADPPEWLATLRREGPHPRSVVAAKLGVSNSGLARSGITDPLTTAEIKALLEAPPSWLVEERARQAGVRAEKRRIAERDAERAAKAEHGGGGGGAGV
- a CDS encoding RNA-binding S4 domain-containing protein, which encodes MPNPAPIEDVPTGGEGIRLGQFLKFAGLLDSGGDVKEAVIGGRVTVNGEVDRRRGRQLVPGDVVGFDGRRLRVGR
- a CDS encoding GlsB/YeaQ/YmgE family stress response membrane protein, which produces MSFLAFLLLGLIAGAIAKLILPGKQGGGWFITLLLGVVGALLGGWLGSVLFGVELGEFWNLTTWLLAIGGSIVVLLIYGLIAGRRKAA
- a CDS encoding glutamine amidotransferase; the protein is MRDILFLSARPEVEAVGPEYESVRRATGLDAGRLEHLRLDVETLDTLDPLAFAGVIVGGSPYNVTTAPEHKHPVQRRVEDDLARLAERALAADHPVLFTCYGIGVLTRVLGGTVGTLFGEEAAAVGIALTDEGRADPLAGVLPERFDAFVGHKEATSRLPDDAVLLAGSTGCPVQIYRVGANVYATQFHPEVTATDFIARARVYRHHGYFPAHELDAFIGRVQAASVTEPQRLLHRFVELADARDAA
- a CDS encoding SGNH/GDSL hydrolase family protein produces the protein MVEQREPAASVASVVVPAALITALALAARAAWRAFRARLTANSLILNETLPVHSKWWRDHAKTPGEVLYVALGDSAAQGIGASRPDRSYVGVLARDIRRTTGRSVRVVNLSVSGATVDLAVRDQLPKLAKLRPDVMTVAIGANDIAEWDEAAFEGGIRSVFAALPPHALVADLPYFYFPRNERKVAVANRIVRAVAAEHGLTVVPLHDETRYQGLRRMFTHFAMDWFHPNDHGYRVWAAAFRPSLVAALVARFPAEPTLPPEPEVPAADATTAVAAH